CTTTTTGCTCATATTGCAAATAGAGTTGTTTAGACTTTTGATTGTGTTATCTTCACGTCAAGCATCAGCAAAATGATATACTGTCATCAGACACATGAGGCAGTCATCAATTGTGACCAGTGACTTGAATGACGGATATATTACGGACGGAGGAGTATATAATTGAAGGTCCGTGTGAGGGAGTTTCAAGGGTCCAGATATAGAGGTCTCAGTAATTTGGAGTTGACAGATAGGCCTTGAGGTGTTTCAAACGAAAAAAGtgtaaatgaatgaattaaGTGGTAAAAACTATTAATATAATTTTTGTATTAAAAGGAACTATTAGCATATAACTCTAAGCTTGAAGGCGGATGTGAAATTAAAGTTGGGTTGTGCTTGCATTGGGTCACAGTGAGGCACAGAAGGAACAAGGTCCAGCTTTTGTGACAAGTTGATAGGGATGAGCATGGCCAATCCATCCCATCTTGGGCTGGGTTTAGGACGGTTTCCGATCCTTCTACATGCCACCGTGCATCCTTGGCTGAAATGCGCCAAACTTAACCACCTTGGTGGCATATGGCAAGCCTCAGATAGACTGCCTTAGCTATAATTAGTTTCAACGTCGTAAGATGTTCCTTAAGGGATAATTGGCATTAAGATGTCCGCTTGTTAGAGGTCATGTACATTCTGTTGAGGGATTATACCAGTAGACACAATTGATGATCCAATCGTGAAAACTAAACACTTCTGTagcccaaacaaaaaaatagaagaatttCATATACTGATGCCTATACAGATGAGATGGTGTACATCTAGACTCCTAGAGAACAATTTTAAGATATTGAGATTGTCTAACAGAGATATGTAACACTGGGTCACCTATCTTAAGTATTTATAATTAATCAATTGTTTTCTCTGCAAGCATACAGCTGTGCCCATTCATTCAAGTATGCACAAATTACAAACTAAGTTGCCATTTTCTTCTTGCAGGAAGCAGGCCTAAGAGCTCTTTGGTCTGTCAATGGTCCGCGCATACTACAAGTAGGgtatgaagatgaagaagacccaAAGGTCATGGAAGCATATGAAAGATTAGGTGCCTTGGTGTGTACCATCCCTGTTCTTTTGCATGATATCTGTTACATGTTATTCAATCTAGTTAAATCCGTCCTCTACTGGTTCTGCTcaaactttcttttgttttcttatctTCAAGTATTTCAAAAGTCAATATGTGGACCTTGACAGTcacatcctttttctttttctgttttcccctttAGGAGGTTCAATGGCCTTTTAAATGCTTTTAGGAATAGTCTTGTGGTTTATCTTTTAGAGGATTTATCTTCGATTTACAATTTGTATTGTGTAAGTGCTAAGTACTCAGTTTGATATTCATGAGAAAAAGCTTTGAAAACGTGGTACATTCAGATGAAGTAACAGCATGCGTGTTTACACATACATCTGTACAtggtggggggagagagaatGGAGAGCTAGTTTTTGAGTAAGAGAGTGCAGATCAGGTCACCTGATGGAAGTTTTACCTTGTGATTAAGCAAGGCCTCCAGGACCACACAATTCCTGGTTGGTGTACAATCAGCAGCACAATAACAAACCGACCATGGAAACATGATTTCATACGGTATTTCACATATAACACCGGTTTGTCTGATCTCCATTAACACAATAACCCAACCGACCAGGGAAACATGGTTCAGATGGTATTTTGCATATAACTCTGGTTTGTCTGATCTCCATTCCTAGATAGAGTGTCCCTGATTTTCAAGCGGTATTGACAAGCAGTAATGTGTATCTGCATTTGAAGAAGAATAAATAAACTGTGTTTCCCCTTATTAAACAACGAGCtcatatattttccttttgttgcCCCCCTTTTGACAGCTTGTTCATGGGAACACCGATTCTGAGTTGGATACACAGGCGTCGACCTAGCACAGACGCGTGAAAGCTCTCGGAAACCAAAACGAATGCATGCAGGAGGCTCATAGTTCTATAGCTGTGAAATCAGAACAGAGAACCAGGTGGAAGTGGATTGGCTGCTGACTTCAACCGGTAAAAATGGCCGTTGCTTTTCTCGTTGTTTTAGAAATTCAAATGAAGAGAAGAGGCTTGCCATTTTAAATAGGTTATGAGGAACTTCGGTGTACCAACACCAGTCATCAGCTTGCTTCATCAAGGGTTGATGCTGGATCTGGAGGACGCTGAACTTCATATTCAATTTTACAATAAAACATTGGTCAGGTGTATGTTGTCTGGCTCTGAATTCATGTGGGCAAGTAGAATCTGGTTGCAGGTGGACTTGTTTGAAGTTCTACtttcatttttgaatttggTTCGAGCCTGGTAGAGAATTCGAAGTAAATATGTATATTGATTTAGTACACTGTTTTATCTTCAAATCCGTGTCAAATCGATTGCTTGGTTAACTATTTAAACGTGTACTACGATTTGGCATGAGCATGCTCCATCCTAATCTGTTTGCGCAATATCCCATTTATGTTGGATCCAAGCCTAAAGTGTCTATGACTTCCCAAATGAgtataatatttcaaaatgaataagtCTATTTTTTAGTGCGGGTCGATTATATTTGCTAATCATAAATCCACTTtgtaggcttttttttttgttaccatAATCACAAAACTCTATCTACGTTGTTGCTAAAATGTTTGATGCCAGCTGATCTTAAGATTGTCACCTTGAAAACATGTGAAAGTTATAGTTTCCATagtttgttttcttaatgaaaagGTTAGGCCATTTGTTGGGCGGGTCTTTGTAATATTGTCAAagtttttaatttactttgatgcaaaaaaattaataatatttcACTTCAATTCAGCTGCGTTTCACTAAAACTCTTATGTTGCCAGCAACAAACTAAGCTCTTCTATAGGGAAATTGAAAATCATGATATGCCCATTTTTGAGTTATGGCCAAAGGGCGAGTGTTTAAAGGCTCGTCGGACTCGACCCAAACAACTGCCGTTTAAAGGTTCGAATCGAATCCCCTCGCCACCGGAGGCCTAAGAAAAGGGCGctctcctccctcccttcctccctttGCTTTCCCGCAATTCGACGCCATGGAAGATCCATACGCCTCCATCGCAGCCCATTGCGTCATCTCCGACTCTCAGCGTAAGCTTCTCGGTGATCCCCCGCCGGTACCGCCGGACTGCCTCGGCTTCTCCTCGCCATCCGACCGTTCGCCTTCCGTTCAATCCCAGCCCGTCGATGGAATCTTCATGTGCTCACCTCCTGACACCCCCCACGCCACCCCGCCACAGAGCGTTCCCCCTCCCGTGGCCGTAGATTCCCCCTCCACAAACGATGATCCTCCCCGCGACCCGAGGGTTCGCCCGATTGTTAACCTCATCAGGTCCTTCTGGGAAGGCAGAGAACAGGAGGTGGAGCTCAGTTGGCCAAAGTCTACCTCTAAGGCTCGCCCCGCTGCGACTTCCGGCGGCCGCGCGAGTGGATCGCCTCTCCAGGTCGCTAATGCAACCCTAGGACTCAAGACAGCCCGCGAGACGACCGAAAAGAGAGGTTCTGCTGTAGGGTCGAAGAGAAGCAGAAGATTGCCTGCGTCGATCGTGGATAAGGGAAAGGAGTTGGCCGAGGAGAGCCCTGAGGAAGCACGCGCTGAGGGACTCGCAGATTTAATGGGCTTGCTCTTCGATGAGGCGGACACGAGCATAGGAGATGTTGACATTCTCGAGTTAAGCGTGAAAGCAGGCCTGACGTTTCCGCTTCCGAAGTGGCGGAGATGAAGCAACGACTGGAAAGGTTTGCTGGGTTTGTTCTTTATATTGCCTCTCTGCTTTTCTGAATAAGTTTTCATGGAATACAGCGGCTCTGTGATTCGGAAAAGTAGCCATGGTGTCTGGACTTGGGCACCTTGTCTTGGACAAATGAGCTCATATTTGATGGTTGCTTTGCAACTACGTTCTCTAAAGGGTGCAAGGAGTGCAGCAGAGCCATGCATTGATTACCATATGTTACTTTGCTGTTCTTCTCCTTCGAAGAATGCTAAACGTCATATGTATGTAGTTTCAGGGTTCACCAGATGTGATGAGAGTGACTCCCAGATAACATGGTGCAACTCCATGAAACATGAAAGCTTTCTCTCTCCCgtgtatatatacaaacatgaaagttttctctctccgtatatacacacacgtaGCACGCACGCACACACGTATTGCTGTTACCCTGTCCTACTCAGTTTCATTGTGGCTTCAAGTTTCAAGGCTGCCGAAATATTTTGCTTAAAAGTAATTTATCTTGTGCTATTATTGGTCTTTAGTAGATGGCATTCTTGGATcaaattgttcaaaatgaaatatCCTTGTATTCTATTTACAGAAGTTTATTTTTCCAGTGTTTGAGAGTATTCAATTATAAGACTAACTATGGCGAATTAGAGGTCGATTTTATGGGGCTTGATTCCTGAAGTATACACcgaaatttctgattttgaatTCGAAGTTTCTTTTTGAAAGATATCTAACCGAATAATCCAATCCAGTTATCTCAGTCAATTTTAGCGGTTTGTGAAGCTTTATACTGTTCCAAAGAAAGTCAAGTGATTTATACAGGGTGCACTCTGCATCTAAGATGCAAATTAACAGCTTTTCATTGTCTCTTCGGAGatatccgataaaattggaacgatacagAGAGAAATTAACAGATTTTCATCAATGACCAAATGTTTCTTCACGCTGAAGACTTTTTTACAGAAGCAGTACATTTCGTTTTTCTCTGAAAGCAAAAGTCTTAGAGAAGATCCCTTTCCTGCCAAGGTACCGGATTCTGCAACTGTGGCATGAAACAACTCCAAGAAACAGAATCGGATCTAATTTTCCCAAGACATTGCTGCTATTGACAAATAGGAGAGTTAGAAGAATTATCCTCTTGATAAACTTATTCTACATCTCATCACTGGAAAGGTTGGGGAGCAAAACTTGTATGGTTTCTTTTGTGCTTGTCGCATGAAGCTTTCAAAATTTATCGTTACTGGCACTTGGCTCCTCGATCATCTCAATGACAGGTGCATACTGCAGAAGAGTTCCGTATGTAGATTATAAGTGTTGTAAAAGAAGCAATTCAAGAAACTCGTGACCCCAACTGACCTCGTCATCTCCCATATCCATCCCAGCTGAATATTTGGTCTCAAAATTCCATCCAAGATTAGTTTCAAGCAGTTCCTTTGCCTTCttcacctgaaaaagaaatCCAGGTCACTTTAGAACATGGTTGTGTACGCATTCTGAACAGTAACATAGACTCATCATTAGCTATGCTAAAAATCTAAACCAATACTATGAGAACCATTTAGTTGACGTACGTTGATGTGTGCAAAAATGGGACGGGCAAAAGGAACACAGGTTACAGCCTTAACATACTCGGGACTGGTTAGCAGAATCTGTCAGCAACTTCAGTAGGATCCAAACGAGACCTCACtgagttttcaaaaaaaatttccagattCAGTAGGATAGTTGCATTAAAAAACCGGAACCAGCTTGGTTGGAGCATGTATTGGTCACCTTGGTTGGCGCTGATTACTGACCTCTAAGTACATGGGAGAAGGGCTACGATCATGTGATTAATATAAATTTGACTAACAGGATTAAAAATGCAAATCTGACTTTAACGCACACCAATTCTCAAAGTTATAagttcttgtttttattgaatGCTAATAGGTGAAACGGCAGGGTATTCAACGAATATTGAGCCCAGATTATAAAAGGATTATACTTTCACCGTTCTCTGCAAATTTCATACAAGATGAATCACTGTTCTTGGATATAAAGTTAGGATTAATATCAGAAAAGGGAAATCCTCAAACTGAATATAACAGCAAATACTTTCTGGCATACCCATGTAAGAAGATCGCCATCAACAACAGATGCTTCCTCTACAATGGAGAAAAAATCCTGCAGTCATGGCAAAACATCATTAGTGGGAGCGGGCGAGTTAGTGTGTacgtgtctatatatatatatatatatatatagagagagagagagagagttacagTCAGCAAGCCATCATGTTTTACCTTGCAAAGATGGTACAGAAAATTGTTCATCGAAAGCCATGAATCATCTAAAAGTACAGAAGCCCCCCTTTCAGAACTAGTTGCACTTCCATCTTTCTTGCAGAAGCCATGCTTTAATTGGAAATAGAGAACCTTGATGAACTACACAATACATTACTTCCATGAATATGTATACATAGATTATATTGTGAATATACATAAACAACTATTTGCAGAAAAAGCTATAAATATTGCAGCAACATAAGCATCAAGAAGTTTAAGAACAATCTCTATAATACAGCAAGAGTGTACATGGCAGTAATACAAAACATACAAGATGGTCCTAAACAATCATCTTTGCCGGTAATACAGGAAAAAGGTAGATTACAGTAATATAGAGAATAACTTGTATGCACAGAATGGTtctaaacaaaaaatttcaagtgaaaCACACCCATTCAAAAGCTAATAGCAATTGATGACAAACAGATGTAGCCAGTATCAGTTTATTGTTTGCAGAACATGACTGAATTTCAGGTCATAATTTAAGGAAATCTCGAATGCAAAGCATGCTTTTATACGCATAGGTATGCATCAAATCTTTCACACACAAGAATTAGTCCAACTGAAACATTTACCTTCACATAAAGTTGACTCCTCGTGTGGAATGGCTGCAAATGTAGAATAGCATGTTTAGACAACACAATAGAAGGTGTAAAAGAGAAGATTTTGCCAGTAACGGTAATCAAGGCAAAATGATCCGCATGGGATGACCGATATCCTAACAATGGAAAGCTTTACTCCAATATGCACCCAAAAATGGGAAGCCTACtaaaaccagaaaaaatgaCCGACCAAAGCTCTTTAGTAATTAAGAACTTGGAAATAGAAATTACTATTTCAAACAAACACTACCAAAATAAAGCACAGAAACTGCACTTTTACAACAATAGAGTGATGGACACATACTGCGTCTGTACAGCCAAGCAGAAGAGTAACTAATGCTTTCCACTGGAAAAATGCCTCGAGTGACTGGCCCATCTGCACAGTTCCGTTTGAAAAGATATAATTTGCCAAAGGAGAGAACAGAAAAAACTAGTCAAGTAATTGTCATAAGATCCTCATACCAAGAAAGCAATAAAGGCAAATTGTAGCTCCCCAAGAAGCATATCTTCAGCACCTCCAAAATCCTTAAATAGAATACTTTCTAAGAGTTTCGTCTGCGAAAATGAGCATAAGTAACTCCACTGTAAAAATGAAGTACCATTGATGAATGAAAAATCTCCTGTGACAAACGCTAAGATGGCCAAGATCTAGCCTGCTCCAATCTGCTATATGAAATCAAGCTAAAACATGTCAAAATCTTGCACTTGACTCAGAACTACTTGGACTCAAGCTCGAGCCGTTACCATGACTGCAGAAGATGTGCAGTTGAATGTACGATCAAGCATTAGGTTTCAAGAGAAAACACAAAGATGGATGTTAGAGACATGGTGTCGCATCTATTTTCTCTTGCAAGTTTGATGTGCCCACTGatggaaacaacaaaagaaaaagacatcaAACTAAAATATTCCTTGTGGAAGAAATATTACGTTTCCTAGAAGAAACTAGTAACAGAGAACTAGATAAATCAAATTCTTCACATGAATTGCACAACCAAGTGCAATAacctaaaactaaaagaaatcaaaaacaGCCTAATGAGTTCATAAGATACTATATTTATAATCATGCAaagaaataaatagaagagATATACCTTGTCAAGGTTCATAGCAGTCAGTTCTTCACCTGAAATACCCTTACGCTTCACAGCAGAGGGAATTGAAGTGTAGTAACATCTCCTCTTGCAGGATTCTTCAACAGAACAACGAAATTTTCCATCATATTTTAGCTGTTCTAGCAAGCGCTTTTCCATGGTTGTCTTAGGATTGGTGTCAAGCAGCTCAGATTCATATATTATTGATATTTCACCTCCGACTGGCTCTACGATTCATAAAGGTTCAAAGTCAAATGTGTTTCTATCAGGTCTCATGAAATAGCATGGCCTCATTCTTGCACGAAATTTTAACCTAACATGCATGAGAATTAGATCATTTCTAGAGAACGGATAATGAAAGGCAACGTGCATCTCTTAGGTCAACTTTGCAATTAACTCGAAGGATAATTTCTAAATTCTTACAGTAGTCACTTGTGCTGCAGAATATTCTTTGTTCGGCAAGTGATCTCCAACTACATGAATAACTAAGTTAACAGTCCTTCATTGATGCAGAACTTGAGAGTTTGATTTAATCAACCTAATAAGAAGTTCTATTCACATACATGGTACAAAAATTCTCCTCTCCTAAAGCTCCCAGAAGCATTTTAATATGTGTGACAAGGTTAATCATTTACAATTGGACCATGCTATACCTTCAACAAGATTTTGCTGAAGGCTCATAATGAGAAGTGTAGTCCCATGAGAATATGCTTCCAGACCATCACAGCCATTTAAAACCTAAGCACCCCCTAGTGGTTCCAGTTTACTTCATAACACTTTTCATTCATAGTGAGTCAGTGACATGTTCAGATCAGACTATTCGGTGTTTGCTGCATGCTGACATTTTAATCTCGGACTTTTAAGTACACAAGCATGAGTTGTGCAAGCATCCACAGATGTGATGTACAAGGAGGCCAAATATGCCATATAAACAAGAACCTGACAGTAGCACAAAAGGAAATTGAACAAGAACCCTATTCAGAGTCTCAGATACACCAGATGAACAGAGTGATCATTATCCTTAACTTACCAATACGTTTGATGACATCTTTGTTAATATAACCTGATATCTGCTTCCATTCACGGAAATGTTCCAAGGCATAAGGTCCAAGTTGctgatcaaattcaaattttttcacagCCGTGTAATATCTCTCCTCCTAAAATAATTAAAGTTTATCAACTAGCCCCTACTGTTAAGCGAATAGATTATTCAAGCCATGTTCAAAATAAGTAGTAAAGACACAAACCTCGTCTTCCAAAAGCTTGACAAGCTTTTCTTCTGTTCCATTCCATTTACGAACAATAACCTAAGGATGAAACCAGATGATTAAGTTAACATGTAAGCCAGCATCACAAACCAAAGATTCTGAATCATGTGAAGCCATTGTTAACAATTAGAAAAACGAAGATGAATGACACATGGTGTAAAAGAAATAGTAGATTGTCAGGAGAAATTGCCTCCAATAAAACAAATCTGGAGTTCCGGCTTACAGAATCCTTCCCCtagttctttctctttctccttaaATTTGTATTTATGAGAAATGATGCAAGATTCAAGGTACATTTAGAAGTATGTATGGAAGAAAGGTGGCTTATGACACTTGTATACCTGGGATGCAGAAGCATCAATAAAGAATCCAGTTATTGGCGAGAAAGTATTGCCAGCTCTGCACAAGAAACAGAATGTTCCAAGTGGTAATgaatgtaaacaaaaaaaaaaaaaaaagatccttAGATCAATTAAGACAACAAACGGGGAGTTCTAACCAGTGTCATCATTTCAAACCGCTCTAAATAATTGATTAGAAAACGGTGTTCTGGGTGAGTCAATCAGTAGCCactgtttaattattttttagtaCTCCACActaattattatttaaaaaatccCGAAAACCTTATAAGACATTGTTTACTTCATATTCTCTTGCAATAGCTCAAGtcgttcttaaaaaaaaaataaataaataaattgcaTTGGCTCTGACTAGTAAAATACGCTAAtaaacttcaaaattcaaaagcaggAGCACATATCGAAAGGTGTATCTTACAGTTGTTCGAATTACGTCACCCgagaaaacaatattttacCGCTTTTTCGTTTATAAAGTTCACAGAACATAACAATGTTTAGAATCAGCAACGGTGATCAAATACGAATTGGCCTTTAGACGACGCATATGCTATTAACAGAGAAGATAACTTTCTAAAAACTGAAATATCTATGTCGCAATTTTTGCCAACGGAAAAAGGTCATTGAATCCTTAACGAGCGGTTTACGTTCATTGATACAAGCCTGCTAATTCAGAACTGTGCGCAAGTGCAAACATAAGACGTACACTATAAGTATCAGTGGATTTGACAGCCGAACAGTCTGAATAAAACGAACAGTTTGACAGAAAAAGCAGATGTTACAGAGAAAAGCCTGACCTGTCCGCAGCACTGTAATATATGAAGTGAGGCCCAGGTGGTATCATTTTTATCCCACAGAACTTAGGCCCCGCAGTGAAAACCTGGATTCATCAACGtacatcagagagagagagagagggaataaATGGGTTTTCCATTTCTAGTGGTTACTGAATAAGAGAagcaaacaaaagcaaatatatGAGGGCACCATATCGACAATCAGACTGAAAAGGGAGGGACTGAAGAGGAGTGGTGGGTACTTCATACATGCCTGAGTATCGACGCCGATAAGGGTGTGCTGAGGAACGTTGAGGAGCAGCAGCGTCGCTCCCTTCTTCACCAGCTCCATCGCCGTCTCAGCATCCATCATTTCTCAAtcggagagagggagaactCCGGCAACGGCGAGTACTTGAGCCACTCCTTCTCCTTCCTACATCAAATTTCCTCGCGGAACTTTCTCGAGTGTGCGGGCGCCAAGTTCGGACGGACCCCTCTGAACCCGGACATGGTAGCTTACCCAGCCTAAGCCGGAGTGTCGTGAAGTTTGAAGGGTGTCTAGAAGTTTGAAAGTTGCGCGCAGAGAGTCCTCGATGCCGGAGAGAGAAGTCTGAGATCTGCCATTTATTTTCGTTATATATTCATAATTCAAGTGACTAAATTGGCCCCCCGTGAggtcaaaatgaaaaacaacttcgtattcttattttttgtccTTGTAAACAATGATGTGAATAAATacaatttggatctgatatccCACTGACCTGCTTCAAACAAAATCAATTTAACATCCGATTGTAGAATTGGATCGAATTCAGAGTTTAGAAATAAAATccgatcaaatttgaattcagatataaataaatAACCGATTGGATTAAGATGTGGATTCAGCTAAATAGTCTATATCTAATGTTCATATACACTTTGAAAATCGGTTCTCAACTCAATTTAAAAGATAGATTACAAACCATAACGGACTCAGATCATGAATATGTATACAAATTCAAACATAAAATGAATTAtgtttgttcatattcaaattttgaatatataaacatttaaaaaacaaatatgattaaaGTATATCTAATTCGTATTTGATCTGTTCACATCCATCCTTACTCGTAGAGCAAGGTCATTTGTAAATTCGAGCACCGAACGTGTTCCAGCTGAGCATATAACCAACTTGCCTCCACAATACCCattcaaatataattaaaaCATCTTAAATCTCCTTTCTGAATTGAGCGCAGCTGCCAAGGGTTTGCTTGGGCTTTCAGTCAGACCTAGGAAGATCCGACTTAACTTAATGTATACAAAAACTTTTTGGAATAACAAAGATGCCCCTACAGGAAGTGGCCTTAGGTTTCTAAGCCGTGAAGCCCTTACAACAGATGGTTttcttcaacattttgataTAGGCAGCCATTGTCATGAAGAGTATAGTATATCTGGTAAAGTGGACAGTCGCACATCGCCAATTCAATTTTCATAAGTGCTACTTCTTGAACTGCAAATGGTGGTAGACACAGCATTCCCATTTGACAGGTGTACCGTAAACTTAAACTTACCCTAATACCAATATAGCTTTGGGCCACAGGGCCTCGTCG
This window of the Nymphaea colorata isolate Beijing-Zhang1983 chromosome 2, ASM883128v2, whole genome shotgun sequence genome carries:
- the LOC116246788 gene encoding uncharacterized protein LOC116246788, with amino-acid sequence MMDAETAMELVKKGATLLLLNVPQHTLIGVDTQVFTAGPKFCGIKMIPPGPHFIYYSAADRAGNTFSPITGFFIDASASQVIVRKWNGTEEKLVKLLEDEEERYYTAVKKFEFDQQLGPYALEHFREWKQISGYINKDVIKRIEPVGGEISIIYESELLDTNPKTTMEKRLLEQLKYDGKFRCSVEESCKRRCYYTSIPSAVKRKGISGEELTAMNLDKTKLLESILFKDFGGAEDMLLGELQFAFIAFLMGQSLEAFFQWKALVTLLLGCTDAPFHTRSQLYVKFIKVLYFQLKHGFCKKDGSATSSERGASVLLDDSWLSMNNFLYHLCKDFFSIVEEASVVDGDLLTWVKKAKELLETNLGWNFETKYSAGMDMGDDEYAPVIEMIEEPSASNDKF